Within Sorghum bicolor cultivar BTx623 chromosome 2, Sorghum_bicolor_NCBIv3, whole genome shotgun sequence, the genomic segment gggtcggggaagctttctccttccggtgctctccagccgccgagctccgagctgtgcaggagtcccatgttgacgaggtcaccgagggatttggtggtgctgcgggacttcttccactccttggccattagttcagccctcttcttggcgttgctcttcgccattggaggagagaagtggatttgggttacgaagatgcaggtgattgaaggaggcgaaaatggaaggcttgagggcaatggcagggtaaggagtacaggcggaactgtcaggcttttataacccgcaactccacctctcccacttcccgtattctcgggaagtgggcgggccatgcggcggatgcggcgtttcggtttataatgattatagacaattaatgcggcggagttttcgtaccaattgatggttccctttttctcaaaccacgcaaagggcggctgtacagttgccaggcgcaacttttcatgcgtccatctgacaacccatcaggaggtctcgtcatgtcaactttaactgaaaagatcgtttcaataaaaagaagacaaatatgccagagagtcaacaatccggggactgcaccgaccaccgagcacttgacgctcggggactggtcgcccagtctatcagctcggaacttcaaggactgcaccgaccaccgagcactcgacgctcggggactggtcgcccagtctatcagctcggaacttcaaagactgcaccgaccaccgagcactcgacgctcggggactggtcgcccagtctatcagctcggaacttcaaagactgcaccgaccaccgagcactcgacgctcggggactggtcgcccagtctatcagctcggaacttcaaagactgcaccgaccaccgagcactcgacgctcggggactggtcgcccagtctatcagcttggaacttcaaagactgcaccgaccaccgagcactcgatgctcggggactggtcgtacagtatagcaacgcagaattctaaggagcgcacttggtgcttggggactggtcgtcatactattatacacccggggactggtcgattagtctattcaattgcagacggactggtaaattcaattttttagaccttgctacaaggctcatacttcgccttccagcaagctcggggactacatcggtacgatgcatctggcgatgcatctcagttacagaatttctttgaggacttttattttgaccctggcaccacgtgcctacgtcacctactaccaggctcggggactaagtgggcacacttcaccttgcggtgaatatgcttgctttttttatgtttatacctttcaaaaaagtaaagtgggcacacttcaccaggaaagaaatcttttttaatttagagcaccatgcattcttcgaacaactcgcttcttcgatgtcaatgttgatcaactgtcttttgagttggtcaaagaaccgttgcaactgtttgggcgactttcccacttattgaagacgtcaagtctcactgatcgaagaagctcaagacggcgtgttacatcacaatgcatggtgctcggggactagctgtgggggtataaacccctatacccttacgactagacttcggccaggaagcttggcccattacgagacgagttcaaggcttgatccgacaacctggagtttcgcgcaaggaaacaagatggggagatcaagcaggattctagtcggttagaataggaattgatatcgaattatccatggcaattgtaaccgactaggattagtttccagatctgtaaccctgcccttcagactatataaggagaggcaagggacccccctaggacatcatattctctcagcaaaaatcaatacaaccagacgcaggacgtaggtattacgccaactcggcggacgaacctggataaaaagcttgtccgtgtcttgcgtcaccatcgagttcgtagtttgcgcaccgtctaccgataaactactaccgtgggtataccccaaggtagactgccgaccagctttcgtcgacaggaaCACTTTTAGTTGTATGGTTTTTGGCCCAATTTCCATTAAAAAACTAGGTGCACacttaactttttttttttcagtacTCTTTCCGCGAGTTGTATACATACCCTAAGTTTTATCTTATCTTACTGGAAAAACGTGCGTCGGAGACAGGGGAAACAACCGCTTGTTGTTTAAATTTCGCACAAAACAATGAGCACAAATTAAATCTATTACCCCTCAGCCATGAGCATGAACCCCGGTAACGAAGATGAACATCTACAGCGGGATAATCTGGGAGTCTCCCACGTCAGCGTCATCTCtgctcgtgctcgtgttcgtgTACTCGCCGTCTTCGCCGGACACCTCCTCCAGCGACCGCCCCATTGGCTCCGGTAGGAAGCAGGTGAAGAGTATCCCCAGCGAGTTGGACGCGGCGAGCACGAACAGGGAGGCGCGCACGCCGATGCCCGACGGGTACCCAGTCTCATTGGCCTCGCTGCCGTCCGCCTTTTGACCCGCGTACATGAACCCGAACGTCCCGACGATGGCGCCGACCTTCCCGGCCGCGGCCGATATCCCGTGGCACGTCGTGCGCAGGTGCGCCGGGAAGATCTCCGCCGGCAGGATGAAGGTGGTGCTGTTGGGCCCGAAGTTggcgaagaagaaggtgaaggtgTACATGAGCACCAGCCATATCCTCCGCCCGGGGCTGATGAGGCTGTCGTAGAAGGCGGCGATGACGAGCATGAAGCCCATCATCATGGCGAAGCCCAGGAACTGGATGGCCTTGCGGCCGACGACGTCGACGAAGGCGACGGTGAACCAGTAGCCCGGCAGGGTGCCGCAGAGCGCGATGATGGCGTGCGCGCGGCCGACGCGGTAGGTCTCCTCGAGGGCGCTCATGGTGCGCGCCCTTGCGACCCACTTGACGTCGCTGAAGATCTTCTCCTGGAGGATGTTCTGGGAGTAGAAGACGACGTCCAGCACGAACCAGCAGGCGACGGCGCCGGCGAGGTGCGCGCCGTGGCGGCGGGCGAAGCGGCGGGAGAAGACGCCGTAGTCGCCCCTGTCCCTGGCGATGCTCTCCACCTTGTCCGGCTCGCCCGTGACGTCCACCTCCAGCACCCTGGACATGTCGCGCGCGGCCTTGTCGGCGTCGCGGGCCACCAGCGCCGTGTAGCGCGCCGTCTCCGGCATCCGCATCCGCCAGTGGTAGGTGAAGCAGGCCGGGATGGCGCCGACCATGAGGACGATCCGCCACGCGTAGTCGGCCTGCGGCGGGGTGGACGCCGCGGGGTCCTCCTCGTACGCCGGCGCGGCGAAGCGCGCCTGGAACGTGGCCGAGACGACGAGCGTGACAATGCAGCCGGCGAGGACGCCGAGGCCTTCCATGGCGAAGACGGCGGCGACGAAGCTGCCCCTGGTGCGCTTGTTGGCGTACTCGGACATGATGGTGGCGGAGAGCGGGTAGTCGCCGCCGATGCCGACGCCGAGCCAGAAGCGGAAGAAGCAGAGCGTGGCCATGACGCCGCCGGCGGTGCTGCCGAAGGAGAGGCCGGACAGGAAGGAGCCCAGGATCATGAGCATGATGGTCTTGCCGTAGAACTTCTTGCGGCCGACCTTGTCGCCGA encodes:
- the LOC8057927 gene encoding probable inorganic phosphate transporter 1-4, with protein sequence MALEKLHALHALDVAETQRYHVRAVVIAGMGFFADAYDLFCITLVTKLLGRIYYHVPGRGEPGRIPPRLEAAIAGVTFCGMVVGQLLFGWLGDKVGRKKFYGKTIMLMILGSFLSGLSFGSTAGGVMATLCFFRFWLGVGIGGDYPLSATIMSEYANKRTRGSFVAAVFAMEGLGVLAGCIVTLVVSATFQARFAAPAYEEDPAASTPPQADYAWRIVLMVGAIPACFTYHWRMRMPETARYTALVARDADKAARDMSRVLEVDVTGEPDKVESIARDRGDYGVFSRRFARRHGAHLAGAVACWFVLDVVFYSQNILQEKIFSDVKWVARARTMSALEETYRVGRAHAIIALCGTLPGYWFTVAFVDVVGRKAIQFLGFAMMMGFMLVIAAFYDSLISPGRRIWLVLMYTFTFFFANFGPNSTTFILPAEIFPAHLRTTCHGISAAAGKVGAIVGTFGFMYAGQKADGSEANETGYPSGIGVRASLFVLAASNSLGILFTCFLPEPMGRSLEEVSGEDGEYTNTSTSRDDADVGDSQIIPL